ACTTTTAAGCGCAAGAATTTCAGATTTAACAGAACATTTAAAAATCTACAAAAAAGATTTTTCTTCTCGTTTAGGTCTTTTAAAGCTTGTTGGTCAAAGAAAAAGACTTTTATCTTATCTAAAAAGAAAAGATTAT
This genomic stretch from Campylobacter lari subsp. concheus harbors:
- the rpsO gene encoding 30S ribosomal protein S15, yielding MALDSAKKAEIVAKFARKEGDTGSPEVQIALLSARISDLTEHLKIYKKDFSSRLGLLKLVGQRKRLLSYLKRKDYQAYSKLISELNLRDK